A part of Hippopotamus amphibius kiboko isolate mHipAmp2 chromosome 16, mHipAmp2.hap2, whole genome shotgun sequence genomic DNA contains:
- the LOC130838288 gene encoding zinc finger protein 160-like isoform X3, translating into MLETYRNLLSLGVSDIHVIKKFQPQVNSDAGDIFQTVMSGIHESHEFQHFYLGKIQENMSYDFECQGRDDESNDKEMPVTPKGDLTDGRDGHGRRDAGNKPLGNRLGLQFQDKLQVFQTEGIIYKCNEIEKFTNSFSSSPLQRIPPSVETNMPAICGNDITHPSVQTQDQEAHRKRPYKCNKCGKTFYRSSYFTRHQVIHVAEKLNKCEVCGKVFSRNSNLVAHRKVHTGEKPYKCDTCGKAFSVRSSLTDHQVIHTGEKPYECDVCGQCFCRRSQRACHYRIHTREKLYKCHVCDKTCRRSSHLTAHQIIHIGEKLYKCEVCSKVFNENSHVVIHHRIHTGEKLYKCNECGKAFSQKSRLASHQRIHTGEKPYKCDACGKAFSVRSSLTDHQVIHTGEKPYECDVCGQCFCRRSQRACHYRSHTREKLYKCHVCDKTFCRSSHLTAHQIIHAQEKLYKCEVCGKVFNKNSHVAIHHRIHTGEKPYKCNECGKGFGQKSNLTRHQRIHSGEKPYKCNACGKAFSQNSHLANHQRIHAGEKPYKCNECGKYFTVFSS; encoded by the coding sequence GTGTCTCTGATATACATGTGATCAAGAAATTTCAACCACAAGTGAACAGTGATGCAGGAGACATATTCCAAACAGTCATGTCAGGAATACATGAAAGCCATGAATTCCAGCATTTTTACCTTGGGAAAATCCAGGAAAATATGTCATATGACTTTGAGTGTCAGGGCAGAGATGATGAAAGCAATGACAAAGAAATGCCTGTAACCCCAAAAGGAGATCTCACTGATGGAAGAGATGGACATGGTAGAAGGGATGCAGGAAATAAGCCTCTTGGAAATAGGCTTGGATTACAATTTCAGGATAAACTGCAGGTATTTCAAACTGAAGGAATAATTTACAAATGTAATGAAATCGAGAAGTTTACTAACAGTTTCTCATCTTCACCACTTCAGAGAATTCCTCCTAGTGTCGAAACCAACATGCCTGCCATCTGTGGGAATGATATTACGCATCCATCAGTACAGACACAAGACCAGGAAGCACACAGAAAAAGACCTTATAAGTGTAACAAGTGTGGCAAAACCTTTTATCGGAGCTCTTACTTCACTAGACATCAAGTAATCCACGTAgcagagaaattaaacaaatgtGAAGTATGTGGCAAAGTCTTTAGTCGAAATTCAAACCTTGTAGCTCATCGCAaagttcacactggagagaaaccttacaaatgtgatACGTGTGGCAAAGCCTTTAGTGTGCGTTCATCCTTAACTGACCATCAGGTaattcatacaggagagaaaccatatGAATGTGATGTGTGTGGCCAGTGTTTCTGTCGCAGGTCACAACGTGCCTGTCATTACAGGATTCATACCAGGGAGAAGCTTTACAAATGTCATGTATGTGACAAAACCTGTCGTAGGAGCTCACATCTTACTGCACATCAGATAATCCACATAggggaaaaattatataaatgtgagGTATGTAGCAAAGTGTTTAATGAAAATTCACATGTTGTAATTCATCacagaattcatactggagagaaactttacaaatgtaatgagtgtggcaaggCCTTTAGTCAAAAATCACGTCTTGCAAGTCATCAaagaattcacactggagagaagccttacAAATGTGATGCGTGTGGCAAAGCCTTTAGTGTGCGTTCATCCTTAACCGACCATCAGGTaattcatacaggagagaaaccatatGAATGTGATGTGTGTGGCCAGTGTTTCTGTCGCAGGTCACAACGTGCCTGTCACTACAGGAGTCATACCAGAGAGAAGCTTTACAAATGTCATGTATGTGACAAAACCTTTTGTAGGAGCTCACATCTTACTGCACATCAGATAATCCACGCAcaggaaaaattatataaatgtgagGTATGTGGCaaagtgtttaataaaaattcaCACGTTGCAATTCATCacagaattcatactggagagaaaccttacaagtgtaatgagtgtggcaaggGCTTCGGTCAAAAATCAAACCTTACACGTCATCAGAGAATTCAttctggagagaaaccttacaaatgtaatgcaTGTGGCAAGGCCTTTAGTCAAAATTCACATCTTGCAAATCATCAAAGAATTCAtgctggagagaaaccttacaaatgtaatgagtgtggcaagTACTTCACTGTGTTTTCAAGCTGA
- the LOC130838288 gene encoding zinc finger protein 160-like isoform X4, translated as MSGIHESHEFQHFYLGKIQENMSYDFECQGRDDESNDKEMPVTPKGDLTDGRDGHGRRDAGNKPLGNRLGLQFQDKLQVFQTEGIIYKCNEIEKFTNSFSSSPLQRIPPSVETNMPAICGNDITHPSVQTQDQEAHRKRPYKCNKCGKTFYRSSYFTRHQVIHVAEKLNKCEVCGKVFSRNSNLVAHRKVHTGEKPYKCDTCGKAFSVRSSLTDHQVIHTGEKPYECDVCGQCFCRRSQRACHYRIHTREKLYKCHVCDKTCRRSSHLTAHQIIHIGEKLYKCEVCSKVFNENSHVVIHHRIHTGEKLYKCNECGKAFSQKSRLASHQRIHTGEKPYKCDACGKAFSVRSSLTDHQVIHTGEKPYECDVCGQCFCRRSQRACHYRSHTREKLYKCHVCDKTFCRSSHLTAHQIIHAQEKLYKCEVCGKVFNKNSHVAIHHRIHTGEKPYKCNECGKGFGQKSNLTRHQRIHSGEKPYKCNACGKAFSQNSHLANHQRIHAGEKPYKCNECGKYFTVFSS; from the coding sequence ATGTCAGGAATACATGAAAGCCATGAATTCCAGCATTTTTACCTTGGGAAAATCCAGGAAAATATGTCATATGACTTTGAGTGTCAGGGCAGAGATGATGAAAGCAATGACAAAGAAATGCCTGTAACCCCAAAAGGAGATCTCACTGATGGAAGAGATGGACATGGTAGAAGGGATGCAGGAAATAAGCCTCTTGGAAATAGGCTTGGATTACAATTTCAGGATAAACTGCAGGTATTTCAAACTGAAGGAATAATTTACAAATGTAATGAAATCGAGAAGTTTACTAACAGTTTCTCATCTTCACCACTTCAGAGAATTCCTCCTAGTGTCGAAACCAACATGCCTGCCATCTGTGGGAATGATATTACGCATCCATCAGTACAGACACAAGACCAGGAAGCACACAGAAAAAGACCTTATAAGTGTAACAAGTGTGGCAAAACCTTTTATCGGAGCTCTTACTTCACTAGACATCAAGTAATCCACGTAgcagagaaattaaacaaatgtGAAGTATGTGGCAAAGTCTTTAGTCGAAATTCAAACCTTGTAGCTCATCGCAaagttcacactggagagaaaccttacaaatgtgatACGTGTGGCAAAGCCTTTAGTGTGCGTTCATCCTTAACTGACCATCAGGTaattcatacaggagagaaaccatatGAATGTGATGTGTGTGGCCAGTGTTTCTGTCGCAGGTCACAACGTGCCTGTCATTACAGGATTCATACCAGGGAGAAGCTTTACAAATGTCATGTATGTGACAAAACCTGTCGTAGGAGCTCACATCTTACTGCACATCAGATAATCCACATAggggaaaaattatataaatgtgagGTATGTAGCAAAGTGTTTAATGAAAATTCACATGTTGTAATTCATCacagaattcatactggagagaaactttacaaatgtaatgagtgtggcaaggCCTTTAGTCAAAAATCACGTCTTGCAAGTCATCAaagaattcacactggagagaagccttacAAATGTGATGCGTGTGGCAAAGCCTTTAGTGTGCGTTCATCCTTAACCGACCATCAGGTaattcatacaggagagaaaccatatGAATGTGATGTGTGTGGCCAGTGTTTCTGTCGCAGGTCACAACGTGCCTGTCACTACAGGAGTCATACCAGAGAGAAGCTTTACAAATGTCATGTATGTGACAAAACCTTTTGTAGGAGCTCACATCTTACTGCACATCAGATAATCCACGCAcaggaaaaattatataaatgtgagGTATGTGGCaaagtgtttaataaaaattcaCACGTTGCAATTCATCacagaattcatactggagagaaaccttacaagtgtaatgagtgtggcaaggGCTTCGGTCAAAAATCAAACCTTACACGTCATCAGAGAATTCAttctggagagaaaccttacaaatgtaatgcaTGTGGCAAGGCCTTTAGTCAAAATTCACATCTTGCAAATCATCAAAGAATTCAtgctggagagaaaccttacaaatgtaatgagtgtggcaagTACTTCACTGTGTTTTCAAGCTGA